The Procambarus clarkii isolate CNS0578487 chromosome 91, FALCON_Pclarkii_2.0, whole genome shotgun sequence genome includes a region encoding these proteins:
- the LOC138359552 gene encoding octapeptide-repeat protein T2-like, which translates to MHSDPEGRASVIQCGRGVDQVRQRRRPSAAEASTKCGRGVDQVRQRRRPSAAEASTKCGRGVDQVRQRRRPSAAEASTKCGRGVDQVRQRRRPERQRRRPERQRRRPERQRRRPERQRRRPERQRRRPERQRRRPDVVQLDDLPRRRRWKAAISAFSVENPKCT; encoded by the coding sequence ATGCACTCTGACCCGGAAGGAAGAGCCTCTGTGATACAGTGCGGCAGAGGCGTCGACCAAGTGCGGCAGAGGCGTCGACCAAGTGCGGCAGAGGCGTCGACCAAGTGCGGCAGAGGCGTCGACCAAGTGCGGCAGAGGCGTCGACCAAGTGCGGCAGAGGCGTCGACCAAGTGCGGCAGAGGCGTCGACCAAGTGCGGCAGAGGCGTCGACCAAGTGCGGCAGAGGCGTCGACCAAGTGCGGCAGAGGCGTCGACCAAGTGCGGCAGAGGCGTCGACCAGAGCGGCAGAGACGTCGACCAGAGCGGCAGAGACGTCGACCAGAGCGGCAGAGACGTCGACCAGAGCGGCAGAGACGTCGACCAGAGCGGCAGAGACGTCGACCAGAGCGGCAGAGACGTCGACCAGACGTGGTACAGCTAGATGATCTTCCTAGGAGGCGTCGATGGAAGGCGGCGATAAGTGCATTTAGTGTTGAGAACCCTAAGTGCACCTGA